The Calypte anna isolate BGI_N300 chromosome 2, bCalAnn1_v1.p, whole genome shotgun sequence genome includes a window with the following:
- the WIPF3 gene encoding WAS/WASL-interacting protein family member 3 isoform X1 — translation MPVPPPPPPPPPPPPPPPSGGPPPPPPLASSEVPKLRKEDQKARDALLADIQQGTRLRKVTQINDRSAPQIEKPKGANRDGVNPAVNKGVSQQPLGGLFAGGFPVLRPAGQRDVPAGRPGQLPGVRAAAPKPSAPPNGSTVKASSDPAEGPRPAVPPEPPSTSRTGAGPGPSRPNLPAPPPPPPASNKPSLIFPPPPPHPPPAECPPKGVSPSAPLPPPLPPPQVDKPPKFQAGPSHPPPPPPPPPPPPLPIVPPCGFPGRTNDFSPAAAAAASPPEGRDRPLPTPPPPPPPPPPPHTHPLTSNRLSFPPSPAFSSADVPPPLPPKSPHLLSQLHKPSNIQSLPLPPTPGPPQPTAVMETRKKRPGRGGGTGAGKLVTPPQPPARSPTTELTSKSGVSAWATAHDSYPTLKNGNIHIIDDFESKFTFHSVEDFPPPDEFKPFQKIYPSKIARDPSKIPPLRTHVR, via the exons GCAAGTTCAGAGGTACCAAAGCTGCGGAAGGAAGACCAAAAAGCACGAGATGCCCTGTTAGCTGATATCCAGCAGGGAACACGCTTAAGGAAAGTGACCCAAATCAATGACCGCAGTGCACCACAGATTGAAA aaCCCAAAGGAGCTAACAGAGATGGAGTTAATCCAGCTGTTAATAAAGGTGTCTCTCAGCAGCCTCTGGGAGGCTTATTTGCTGGTGGCTTTCCTGTTCTCAGACCAGCAGGCCAGAGGGATGTGCCAG CTGGGAGGCCTGGGCAGCTTCCTGGGGTCCgagcagcagctcccaagcCCTCAGCCCCACCGAACGGCAGCACTGTAAAGGCGAGCAGTGACCCAGCTGAAGGCCCAAGACCAGCGGTCCCGCCAGaacctcccagcacctcccgAACCGGAGCTGGCCCTGGCCCAAGTCGTCCCAACCTGCCTGCCccccctccaccacctcctgcttcCAACAAACCTTCCctcatttttcctcctcctccccctcaccctcctccagCCGAATGCCCTCCCAAGGGGGTGTCCCCCAGCGCTCCTCTTCCACCCCCGCTCCCCCCTCCTCAGGTGGACAAGCCCCCCAAGTTTCAAGCAGGGCCTTCACACCCACCCCCGccaccaccccctcctcctcctcctccactgccCATCGTGCCCCCCTGTGGGTTTCCAGGCAGGACAAATgatttctctcctgctgctgctgccgccgcctcTCCACCTGAAGGAAGGGACCGTCCACTtcccacaccaccaccaccacctcctcctcctcctccaccacaCACGCATCCCCTGACCTCCAACAGGctctccttcccaccctccccGGCCTTCAGCAGTGCTGACGTGCCCCCCCCACTACCTCCCAAGTCCCCCCACTTGCTGTCACAGCTCCATAAGCCAAGCAACATCCAGTCCCTCCCACTTCCTCCCACCCCCGGCCCCCCGCAGCCCACAGCCGTGATGGAGACCAGGAAGAAGAGACCTGGCCGAGGTGGAG GAACTGGTGCTGGGAAGCTGGTCACACCTCCACAGCCACCAGCAAGATCACCAACAACTGAACTTACGAGCAAGTCTGGAGTCTCAGCCTGGGCTACAGCTCATGACAGCTACCCAAcacttaaaaatggaaatatacACATCATTG ATGACTTTGAATCTAAATTTACTTTCCACTCTGTGGAAGACTTCCCCCCACCTGATGAATTCAAGccatttcagaaaatatatcCCAGCAAGATAGCTAGAG ATCCCTCTAAAATCCCTCCACTAAGAACACATGTGAGATGA
- the WIPF3 gene encoding WAS/WASL-interacting protein family member 3 isoform X2, producing the protein MVFPFFTASSEVPKLRKEDQKARDALLADIQQGTRLRKVTQINDRSAPQIEKPKGANRDGVNPAVNKGVSQQPLGGLFAGGFPVLRPAGQRDVPAGRPGQLPGVRAAAPKPSAPPNGSTVKASSDPAEGPRPAVPPEPPSTSRTGAGPGPSRPNLPAPPPPPPASNKPSLIFPPPPPHPPPAECPPKGVSPSAPLPPPLPPPQVDKPPKFQAGPSHPPPPPPPPPPPPLPIVPPCGFPGRTNDFSPAAAAAASPPEGRDRPLPTPPPPPPPPPPPHTHPLTSNRLSFPPSPAFSSADVPPPLPPKSPHLLSQLHKPSNIQSLPLPPTPGPPQPTAVMETRKKRPGRGGGTGAGKLVTPPQPPARSPTTELTSKSGVSAWATAHDSYPTLKNGNIHIIDDFESKFTFHSVEDFPPPDEFKPFQKIYPSKIARDPSKIPPLRTHVR; encoded by the exons GCAAGTTCAGAGGTACCAAAGCTGCGGAAGGAAGACCAAAAAGCACGAGATGCCCTGTTAGCTGATATCCAGCAGGGAACACGCTTAAGGAAAGTGACCCAAATCAATGACCGCAGTGCACCACAGATTGAAA aaCCCAAAGGAGCTAACAGAGATGGAGTTAATCCAGCTGTTAATAAAGGTGTCTCTCAGCAGCCTCTGGGAGGCTTATTTGCTGGTGGCTTTCCTGTTCTCAGACCAGCAGGCCAGAGGGATGTGCCAG CTGGGAGGCCTGGGCAGCTTCCTGGGGTCCgagcagcagctcccaagcCCTCAGCCCCACCGAACGGCAGCACTGTAAAGGCGAGCAGTGACCCAGCTGAAGGCCCAAGACCAGCGGTCCCGCCAGaacctcccagcacctcccgAACCGGAGCTGGCCCTGGCCCAAGTCGTCCCAACCTGCCTGCCccccctccaccacctcctgcttcCAACAAACCTTCCctcatttttcctcctcctccccctcaccctcctccagCCGAATGCCCTCCCAAGGGGGTGTCCCCCAGCGCTCCTCTTCCACCCCCGCTCCCCCCTCCTCAGGTGGACAAGCCCCCCAAGTTTCAAGCAGGGCCTTCACACCCACCCCCGccaccaccccctcctcctcctcctccactgccCATCGTGCCCCCCTGTGGGTTTCCAGGCAGGACAAATgatttctctcctgctgctgctgccgccgcctcTCCACCTGAAGGAAGGGACCGTCCACTtcccacaccaccaccaccacctcctcctcctcctccaccacaCACGCATCCCCTGACCTCCAACAGGctctccttcccaccctccccGGCCTTCAGCAGTGCTGACGTGCCCCCCCCACTACCTCCCAAGTCCCCCCACTTGCTGTCACAGCTCCATAAGCCAAGCAACATCCAGTCCCTCCCACTTCCTCCCACCCCCGGCCCCCCGCAGCCCACAGCCGTGATGGAGACCAGGAAGAAGAGACCTGGCCGAGGTGGAG GAACTGGTGCTGGGAAGCTGGTCACACCTCCACAGCCACCAGCAAGATCACCAACAACTGAACTTACGAGCAAGTCTGGAGTCTCAGCCTGGGCTACAGCTCATGACAGCTACCCAAcacttaaaaatggaaatatacACATCATTG ATGACTTTGAATCTAAATTTACTTTCCACTCTGTGGAAGACTTCCCCCCACCTGATGAATTCAAGccatttcagaaaatatatcCCAGCAAGATAGCTAGAG ATCCCTCTAAAATCCCTCCACTAAGAACACATGTGAGATGA